One window of Medicago truncatula cultivar Jemalong A17 chromosome 2, MtrunA17r5.0-ANR, whole genome shotgun sequence genomic DNA carries:
- the LOC11429223 gene encoding probable plastid-lipid-associated protein 4, chloroplastic has translation MALSSTSLISPLNTTNHSHQKLLHSPIPSSYSSSHFLITPLIHHNHNLATISQKWRTNVSFFPAIFKKGKDASTIKEELLDAIASLDRGADATPEDQQSVDQIARQLEAVNPTKQPLKSSLLDGKWELIYTTSQSILQTKRPKLLRSVTNYQAINADTLRAQNMESGPFFNQVTADLTPINAKKVAVKFDTFKIGGLIPVKAPDTARGELEITYLDEELRVSRGDKGNLFILKMVDPSYRVPV, from the exons ATGGCCTTATCTTCTACTTCACTCATTTCACCTCTCAACACCACAAATCATTCACATCAAAAACTACTCCATTCACCAATaccttcttcttattcttcttctcattTTCTAATCACACCCCTCATCCACCACAATCACAACCTTGCTACTATCTCACAAAAATGGAGAACAAATGTTTCATTTTTTCCTGCAATTTTTAAGAAAGGCAAAGATGCAAGCACCATCAAAGAAGAGCTTCTTGATGCCATTGCATCACTTGATCGAGGAGCTGATGCTACTCCTGAAGACCAACAAAGTGTTGATCAG ATTGCACGCCAACTTGAAGCAGTTAATCCAACAAAGCAGCCTCTCAAGTCTAGTTTACTTGATGGCAAATGGGAGCTTATATACACTACCTCTCAGTCAATCTTGCAAACTAAG AGACCAAAGCTTTTGAGATCAGTTACAAATTATCAAGCAATCAATGCTGACACTCTCAGGGCCCAAAATATGGAATCTGGACCGTTCTTCAACCAG GTGACAGCAGATTTAACACCAATAAATGCAAAGAAAGTGGCTGTGAAATTTGATACCTTCAAAATTGGAGGCTTA ATACCTGTCAAGGCTCCTGACACAGCTCGTGGTGAACTTGAAATAACATATTTGGATGAAGAGCTGAG GGTATCAAGAGGTGACAAAGGAAACTTGTTCATCTTGAAAATGGTGGATCCATCTTACCGGGTTCCTGTCTGA